In Colwellia sp. M166, a genomic segment contains:
- a CDS encoding DNA internalization-related competence protein ComEC/Rec2: MANWKLITMEWWLLTFFFSAILSLFIPIVPEFSLLSVILLLASFFILLKKYRLIAIAIFAFTWILIAASQYHNTLNENSIPLKQLHKQVYLIQGKVINIANVTLDNSRFNFLVTHWQGLKVSKNFKVRLSWKAPKQALLQGQVWQLAVKLKPAHGLANVGGFNYQLWLLQQQIIATGYVKADTSAKTLLKREKRNILLQETITWRQSLYRKLALMLADKPMRSLILALGFGERGELTPEHWQVLSATATQHLIAISGLHIGIVAFGSLIFIRVIVRLLPLKLILSTSWQLRLMQANLRYLPVLCSCFMAWYYAYLAGFSIPTLRALVMLLLLWSLKLMMIHVTLLRWLLLAILAILLFWPLSLLSVSFWLSISALVIIFSTLSRFNIVMTRAAKMTKSAKMTKPQSELMLKFKDEKWLIKYFYSFKIKASHWLKTLLLVQLSLTLAMLPIAAWLNYQLPLAAFFANILAVPLMSITVIPLTLLAVISLPLNTWLAGIFADLAQLSMSFVWQWLSYLASNKWAVIAVSAQQVQVLLVFFVFIFLVLFFRLSKRKIMATLCLFIISLAMMHFNRQALNEWQLSVLDVGHGLAIVIEKNQHVFLYDTGASYPSGFNMAEAAVLPYLKHYGYKAIDSVMISHNDNDHAGSLEQLKANIAINNIIANEQSLMPDTHCISGQRFTWQGLVFEVLSPAEVKGDKNDDSCVITISDGIHRVLLPGDISIKQEKRLLNITGMGNKLSSDLLIAPHHGSKSSASRHFLAAVSPRYAVFSTGYLNRWQMPSTEILKRYHDFNITTFNTAELGMVSFKFSQSMTRAITDRRNEANSELAMEEELTVTANQLKGNIEVRSYRTDIRPFWFVN, from the coding sequence ATGGCTAATTGGAAATTGATCACTATGGAATGGTGGCTACTCACATTTTTTTTCAGCGCTATTTTGTCATTATTCATACCTATAGTGCCAGAGTTTTCTTTGCTATCAGTGATATTGTTATTGGCATCATTTTTTATCTTGTTGAAGAAATACCGCTTAATTGCTATCGCTATATTCGCGTTCACGTGGATTTTGATTGCCGCTAGTCAATATCACAATACCCTGAATGAAAATAGCATTCCGTTGAAACAGTTGCACAAGCAAGTTTATTTAATACAAGGTAAAGTAATAAACATTGCTAATGTTACCTTGGATAATAGCCGCTTTAATTTCCTCGTAACTCATTGGCAAGGCTTGAAGGTTAGTAAAAACTTTAAAGTTCGTCTTAGTTGGAAAGCGCCGAAGCAGGCTTTGTTACAAGGCCAGGTATGGCAACTGGCAGTGAAATTAAAACCTGCTCATGGTTTAGCAAATGTTGGTGGCTTTAATTACCAATTGTGGTTGTTACAGCAGCAGATTATTGCAACCGGTTATGTTAAAGCCGATACGAGCGCTAAAACATTATTAAAGCGTGAAAAGCGTAATATATTGCTACAAGAAACGATCACCTGGCGGCAAAGTTTATATCGTAAGTTAGCGCTAATGTTAGCTGATAAGCCCATGCGAAGTTTGATTTTGGCGCTAGGATTTGGCGAGCGAGGAGAGTTAACACCTGAACATTGGCAAGTGTTGTCAGCAACTGCTACTCAGCACCTTATTGCTATTTCAGGTTTACATATTGGCATTGTTGCTTTTGGTAGTTTGATTTTTATACGCGTTATTGTGCGCTTATTGCCACTAAAGTTGATTTTGTCGACCAGTTGGCAGTTAAGGTTAATGCAAGCAAATTTACGTTACCTGCCGGTATTATGTAGTTGTTTTATGGCATGGTATTACGCTTATCTCGCCGGTTTTTCTATTCCGACATTACGCGCTTTGGTAATGTTGCTGTTACTTTGGTCACTAAAATTGATGATGATACATGTCACGCTATTACGTTGGCTGTTACTGGCAATTTTAGCTATTTTACTTTTTTGGCCATTAAGTTTACTCAGTGTTAGCTTTTGGTTGTCTATATCTGCCTTAGTTATTATTTTTTCGACACTTTCTCGTTTTAATATCGTGATGACTAGAGCGGCTAAAATGACTAAATCGGCCAAGATGACTAAGCCTCAATCGGAATTAATGCTTAAATTCAAAGATGAAAAGTGGCTAATAAAATATTTTTATAGCTTTAAAATCAAAGCTTCGCATTGGCTGAAAACACTATTGTTGGTGCAATTATCGCTAACGCTGGCGATGTTACCGATAGCGGCATGGTTAAATTATCAGCTGCCATTAGCGGCTTTCTTTGCCAATATTTTGGCTGTGCCTTTGATGAGTATAACTGTGATCCCGTTAACACTGCTTGCGGTGATCTCGCTGCCCCTTAATACTTGGTTAGCTGGCATTTTTGCTGATTTAGCGCAATTGAGTATGTCGTTCGTTTGGCAATGGCTTAGTTATTTAGCCAGTAATAAATGGGCAGTTATCGCTGTTTCTGCCCAACAAGTACAAGTATTATTAGTGTTTTTTGTTTTTATATTTTTGGTGTTGTTTTTTCGTCTCAGTAAAAGAAAAATTATGGCAACTTTATGTTTATTTATTATATCGTTAGCTATGATGCACTTTAATCGTCAAGCATTAAATGAATGGCAATTATCTGTGCTTGATGTCGGTCATGGTCTTGCTATTGTAATTGAAAAAAATCAGCATGTTTTTCTTTATGATACCGGCGCAAGCTACCCAAGCGGTTTTAATATGGCAGAGGCTGCTGTATTGCCCTATTTAAAACATTATGGCTATAAAGCAATTGATAGCGTAATGATCAGTCATAATGATAATGATCACGCAGGTAGCTTAGAGCAGTTAAAAGCAAACATTGCTATCAACAATATCATCGCAAATGAACAAAGTTTAATGCCAGATACACATTGTATTTCAGGACAACGTTTTACCTGGCAAGGGCTAGTGTTTGAAGTGTTGTCGCCAGCGGAAGTTAAAGGCGATAAAAATGATGATTCTTGTGTTATAACGATCAGTGATGGTATTCATCGAGTGCTGTTACCGGGAGATATTTCGATAAAACAGGAAAAGCGCTTATTAAATATCACCGGGATGGGTAATAAACTCAGTAGCGACCTACTTATTGCGCCGCATCATGGCTCTAAATCCTCTGCTAGTCGTCACTTTTTAGCTGCAGTTTCGCCTCGTTATGCAGTTTTTAGTACCGGATACTTAAATCGCTGGCAGATGCCATCAACAGAAATTTTAAAGCGATATCATGATTTTAATATTACTACCTTTAATACTGCTGAGCTTGGCATGGTAAGCTTTAAATTTAGTCAATCTATGACTCGTGCTATTACTGATAGACGCAATGAAGCAAACAGTGAACTGGCGATGGAAGAAGAACTTACAGTGACAGCCAATCAGCTCAAAGGCAATATTGAGGTCAGGAGCTATCGCACAGATATCCGGCCATTTTGGTTTGTAAATTAA
- a CDS encoding DUF2062 domain-containing protein, whose protein sequence is MPKKMIKRLMPDHQTIKNNKHLQIFGTLLHNANLWHLNRRSVSKAFAVGLFFAFIPVPFQMVLAAGLAIIVHANLPLSVALVWITNPLTMPAIFYFCYLVGTWIVGVPTKQFAFEASWQWLVESISTIGPAFILGCGVLATIFSILGYLIINTLWRFSVAKEWKNRQTRRD, encoded by the coding sequence ATGCCGAAAAAAATGATTAAACGCCTGATGCCAGATCATCAAACGATTAAAAACAACAAGCATTTACAAATTTTCGGTACGCTACTGCATAACGCTAATTTGTGGCATCTTAACCGCCGTTCGGTAAGTAAAGCATTTGCTGTCGGGTTATTCTTTGCTTTCATCCCTGTACCATTTCAAATGGTTTTAGCTGCTGGTCTTGCTATTATAGTACATGCAAACTTACCTTTATCTGTTGCTCTTGTTTGGATCACTAACCCTTTGACCATGCCGGCTATTTTCTATTTTTGCTATTTAGTCGGTACCTGGATTGTTGGTGTACCCACCAAACAATTTGCCTTTGAAGCGAGCTGGCAATGGTTAGTTGAAAGTATTTCAACTATTGGCCCTGCGTTTATTCTTGGTTGTGGCGTGCTTGCTACTATTTTTTCTATTTTAGGCTATTTGATCATAAACACCTTATGGCGTTTTTCTGTCGCAAAAGAATGGAAAAATCGTCAAACACGACGAGATTAA
- the lolE gene encoding lipoprotein-releasing ABC transporter permease subunit LolE — translation MLKPLSVFIGLRYVRSRQRKGFSSFISASSTIGIAIGVTVLIVVLSAMNGFERALATHLLSVVPHGEVVAVNEPINQWRENVAKIEQNPGVLAAAPFIKTQGMMQKSAALKGVEIRGVDVMLEQKVSAISSYITAGSWQDLTRDNAVVIGAGIARKLSLQVGDNVQLLLPPADLTTQSGNKVQQFPVPTRQPATIVGVFKFGGTIDDSQVFINLAKAGQLLGYQADEVQGIRLKVRDVFAARQVVHDVAYGFDFYVYMLDWTRSHGHLFNDIQLVRLVMFIILVLVIAVASFNIVSTLIMAVNEKKSDIAILKTMGAKPSTIMASFMFQGLMNGIVGCILGAGLGILISLNLTEIIRAMESTLSVEFLSADVYFIDYLPTLLRQQDVINTVTTALVMSLLATIYPAWRATKVEPAQVLGQS, via the coding sequence GTGCTAAAACCGTTAAGTGTATTTATCGGCTTGCGCTATGTTCGTAGTCGTCAAAGAAAGGGCTTTTCGTCATTTATATCAGCGTCATCCACCATAGGTATTGCTATTGGAGTCACGGTACTGATTGTTGTGCTTTCAGCGATGAATGGTTTTGAACGAGCGCTGGCAACGCATTTACTGTCTGTTGTGCCTCACGGCGAGGTGGTGGCGGTTAATGAGCCGATTAATCAATGGCGAGAAAATGTCGCGAAAATAGAGCAAAATCCAGGCGTTTTAGCAGCGGCTCCGTTTATAAAAACTCAGGGTATGATGCAGAAGTCAGCGGCACTTAAAGGTGTTGAAATACGTGGTGTTGACGTAATGTTAGAACAAAAAGTTTCTGCCATCTCAAGTTATATAACTGCAGGTAGCTGGCAAGATTTGACTCGTGATAACGCGGTAGTTATCGGTGCCGGAATTGCGCGTAAATTGTCATTACAGGTCGGTGATAACGTACAGTTATTATTACCGCCTGCCGATTTAACTACTCAGTCGGGTAATAAAGTACAGCAATTTCCTGTGCCCACTAGGCAGCCAGCAACGATTGTCGGCGTGTTTAAATTTGGCGGCACTATAGATGACAGCCAAGTTTTTATTAATTTAGCAAAAGCAGGGCAATTGCTAGGTTATCAAGCGGACGAAGTTCAAGGTATTCGATTAAAAGTGCGTGATGTTTTTGCAGCCCGACAAGTGGTACATGATGTCGCATACGGTTTTGATTTTTATGTATACATGCTGGACTGGACACGTAGCCACGGGCATTTATTTAATGATATTCAATTGGTGCGCTTGGTGATGTTTATTATCTTAGTGTTAGTTATTGCCGTGGCGAGTTTTAATATAGTATCGACGTTAATTATGGCGGTAAATGAAAAGAAATCTGATATTGCTATATTGAAAACCATGGGAGCAAAACCGAGTACCATTATGGCAAGTTTTATGTTTCAAGGGCTAATGAATGGTATTGTTGGCTGTATACTTGGCGCCGGTTTGGGAATTTTAATATCGTTAAATTTAACAGAGATTATTCGTGCTATGGAGTCTACACTTTCCGTGGAGTTTTTATCTGCCGATGTTTACTTTATTGATTACTTACCAACACTATTGCGTCAGCAAGATGTTATTAATACCGTGACTACTGCTTTAGTGATGAGTTTATTAGCGACTATCTACCCGGCATGGCGAGCAACAAAAGTTGAGCCGGCACAAGTGTTAGGGCAATCCTAA
- the lolD gene encoding lipoprotein-releasing ABC transporter ATP-binding protein LolD: MSANENSITPELPLSFECRQLSKSYQQGPISTQVLSKLDLAVKAGELVAIVGSSGCGKSTFLHLAGALDTPSAGEVYINGVNIHQLSEKQRAKFRNQHIGFIYQFHHLMMEFSAEENVAMPLLIRGDKPKDALVQAKAMLEQVGLSHRSHHRPSELSGGERQRVAIARALVTKPSLILADEPTGNLDFDTAEQIYQLLQELNRTVNTSFVIVTHDLTLAAKMDRQLRLEHGYLKPLADITPSQVVQTQNEQRQAEDD; the protein is encoded by the coding sequence ATGAGCGCTAATGAAAACAGTATCACGCCTGAACTTCCCTTGAGTTTTGAGTGTCGTCAGTTAAGTAAGTCTTACCAACAAGGCCCTATTTCGACTCAAGTATTATCCAAGCTTGATTTGGCTGTTAAAGCTGGAGAGCTAGTTGCTATTGTTGGTAGTTCGGGCTGTGGTAAAAGCACATTTTTACATTTAGCAGGCGCATTAGATACACCAAGTGCTGGCGAGGTTTATATTAATGGTGTCAATATTCATCAACTTTCCGAAAAACAAAGAGCAAAATTTCGTAATCAGCATATTGGCTTTATTTATCAATTTCATCATTTGATGATGGAATTTAGCGCCGAAGAAAATGTTGCCATGCCGCTATTAATACGTGGTGATAAACCCAAAGATGCGCTTGTTCAAGCGAAAGCTATGCTTGAACAGGTTGGCCTATCGCACCGAAGCCATCATCGGCCTTCAGAATTATCAGGTGGTGAACGACAGCGAGTTGCTATTGCGCGCGCCTTAGTGACTAAACCCTCATTGATTTTAGCTGACGAGCCAACGGGAAATTTAGATTTTGATACTGCTGAACAAATTTATCAGTTACTACAAGAGTTAAACCGTACGGTTAATACCAGTTTTGTTATCGTAACTCATGATTTAACTTTAGCTGCAAAAATGGACCGCCAATTGCGTTTAGAGCATGGATACCTCAAGCCATTAGCTGACATTACCCCAAGTCAGGTTGTTCAAACTCAGAATGAACAACGCCAAGCTGAGGATGATTAA
- a CDS encoding lipoprotein-releasing ABC transporter permease subunit, whose protein sequence is MFQPVSVYIGLRYSRSSHGKGFVSFITFFSIIGIVLGVASLITVVSVMDGLEQEQKRRVLGLVPHVLMSYQKTHITNWQTLQQDMLSLPKVNNVTPFQESEALIQSKKSLQGVLVHGIMPKFEQHNIINSSMVSGQLDSLDNVPFSIVLGQALARNLKVNLGDEVRLTLPNKTLFTPMGRVPVHRTFTIVGIFNVGSQVDEAMVYINIKDGAKLHRKKGDGVNQLRLYLDDAFHAQNVISQLSAKYPNYQFVSWQESQGALFAAVSMEKNMMWLMLSLIIAVAAFNIVSALVMVVIDKQGEISILQTLGLDRSGVVKIFITQGLTNGLWGVVLGVTFGVLLTLNLNSILSLLGVTLLGVGQKLPIAIDALNIVIIVISALAMSFIATLYPAYRAAQTQPAEVLRNE, encoded by the coding sequence ATGTTTCAACCTGTTAGTGTTTACATTGGCTTAAGGTACAGCCGCAGCAGCCATGGCAAAGGCTTTGTTTCCTTTATCACCTTCTTTTCAATAATCGGCATTGTACTGGGTGTTGCTTCCTTAATTACCGTTGTTTCTGTAATGGATGGACTAGAGCAGGAGCAAAAAAGGCGTGTGCTTGGTTTAGTGCCTCATGTGTTAATGTCTTATCAAAAAACACATATCACTAATTGGCAAACGTTACAGCAAGATATGCTCTCGCTCCCCAAGGTTAATAACGTCACGCCTTTTCAAGAAAGTGAAGCGTTAATTCAATCAAAAAAATCCCTGCAAGGGGTTTTAGTGCACGGCATTATGCCCAAGTTTGAACAACATAATATTATTAATAGTTCAATGGTTTCAGGGCAATTAGATAGCTTAGATAACGTGCCCTTTAGCATAGTGTTAGGACAAGCGTTAGCACGTAACTTAAAGGTGAACTTGGGGGATGAAGTACGCTTAACCTTACCTAATAAAACCTTGTTTACCCCTATGGGGCGTGTTCCTGTGCACCGAACCTTTACTATTGTTGGTATTTTTAATGTTGGCTCTCAGGTTGATGAAGCAATGGTTTATATCAATATTAAAGATGGCGCAAAACTACATCGAAAAAAAGGTGATGGTGTTAATCAATTACGATTATATCTTGATGATGCTTTTCATGCTCAAAATGTTATCTCACAGTTGTCAGCAAAATATCCTAATTACCAGTTTGTTAGTTGGCAAGAAAGCCAAGGTGCATTGTTTGCTGCGGTTAGTATGGAAAAAAATATGATGTGGTTAATGCTAAGTTTAATTATTGCTGTGGCAGCTTTTAATATTGTTTCAGCGTTAGTGATGGTGGTTATCGATAAGCAAGGCGAAATCAGTATTTTACAAACCTTAGGTTTAGATCGTAGCGGGGTAGTAAAGATTTTTATTACTCAAGGTTTAACTAATGGGCTTTGGGGCGTTGTCTTGGGTGTCACATTTGGCGTGTTATTGACCTTAAATTTAAATAGTATACTTAGTTTACTCGGCGTTACTCTCTTGGGCGTCGGGCAGAAGTTACCGATTGCTATCGATGCTTTGAATATTGTTATTATTGTTATTTCAGCTTTGGCGATGAGCTTTATTGCCACCCTCTATCCAGCTTATCGAGCAGCACAAACTCAACCCGCTGAAGTGCTCAGAAATGAATAG
- a CDS encoding M13 family metallopeptidase encodes MKNIITGAVCTSLLFIAGCSNDLSTKTTTEAPIMQKTALASGIDKANMDLSVRPQDNFYRYVNGTWLNANEIPGDKTSIGSFYDLRDEADNNVKAIIEELAATKNLKMGSDEQKVADLFRSFMDTEARDAAGIAPVKSILDDINNLKNKNDLATFFGKNQKIGVGSPLAFYINVDAKVSTRYATHVWQSGLGLPDKDYYFNETERFEKLRQGYLAHIENMFNLAGLKNGKAAAQTIMALETKLAGYHWSKVESRDSTKRYNKFDVADLKTVTDAFNWTAYLEAQGVADQKDLIVNQPSFVKGFGETFAATSLADWQTYLIFHTLSNFASSLTTALDNENFDFYSKQLSGREEQRPMWKRGVAVVNSNLGEVIGKVYVGRHFKPEAKVRMTQLVENLRSAYGASINELEWMSDTTKKAAHVKLASFDPKIGYPDKWEDYSALVIKNDDLVGNQMRSGTVAHQKKVAKLGGPIDRQEWGMTPQTVNAYYNPTKNEIVFPAAILQPPFFNLNADDAVNYGGIGAVIGHEMGHGFDDQGSKYDGDGNMRNWWTEADLAAFKVRADNLVAQYDNYAVFEDLNVNGSLTLGENIGDLSGVTIAYKAYKASLNGKEAPVIDGLTGDQRFFMGFAQVWRGKMVEKSLRNRVATDPHSPGEFRALGSLSNMPEFYRAFNVKEGDDMYIAPEKRVKIW; translated from the coding sequence ATGAAGAATATAATAACAGGTGCAGTTTGCACATCTTTACTGTTCATTGCTGGGTGTAGTAATGACCTCAGTACAAAAACAACCACTGAAGCACCAATAATGCAAAAAACCGCCTTAGCATCAGGTATTGATAAAGCGAACATGGATTTATCTGTTCGTCCACAAGATAACTTTTACCGCTATGTTAATGGTACGTGGTTAAATGCAAATGAAATTCCTGGCGACAAAACTTCAATTGGTTCATTTTACGACTTACGTGATGAAGCTGATAATAACGTCAAAGCCATTATCGAAGAACTCGCGGCAACTAAAAATCTAAAAATGGGCAGCGATGAACAAAAAGTTGCCGATTTATTCCGTTCATTTATGGATACAGAAGCCCGTGATGCCGCCGGTATTGCACCGGTAAAATCGATACTTGACGACATTAATAACTTAAAAAATAAAAATGATTTAGCAACATTTTTTGGTAAAAATCAAAAAATTGGTGTTGGTAGCCCGCTCGCCTTTTATATCAATGTTGATGCAAAAGTCTCAACACGTTATGCCACCCATGTATGGCAAAGTGGCTTAGGTTTACCAGATAAAGACTACTATTTTAATGAAACCGAACGTTTTGAAAAATTACGTCAAGGTTACCTAGCTCACATTGAAAATATGTTTAACTTAGCCGGGCTAAAAAATGGTAAAGCTGCTGCGCAAACTATTATGGCACTTGAAACCAAACTAGCGGGCTATCATTGGTCGAAAGTTGAATCTCGAGACAGCACAAAGCGCTACAACAAATTTGATGTTGCAGATTTAAAGACAGTAACTGATGCTTTTAACTGGACAGCTTACCTTGAAGCACAAGGCGTTGCTGACCAGAAAGATCTTATTGTTAACCAACCATCATTTGTCAAAGGTTTTGGTGAAACATTCGCGGCAACCTCATTAGCTGATTGGCAAACTTATTTAATATTTCACACCCTAAGTAATTTCGCTAGCTCACTAACGACAGCACTAGACAACGAAAACTTTGACTTTTATTCCAAGCAATTAAGTGGCCGTGAAGAACAGCGTCCAATGTGGAAACGTGGTGTTGCAGTCGTTAATAGCAATCTAGGTGAAGTGATAGGTAAAGTTTATGTAGGCCGTCACTTTAAACCTGAAGCTAAAGTACGTATGACACAATTAGTTGAAAACTTGCGCAGTGCATACGGTGCAAGCATTAACGAATTAGAATGGATGTCAGATACCACAAAAAAAGCGGCACATGTCAAATTAGCCAGCTTTGATCCTAAAATTGGTTACCCTGACAAATGGGAAGATTACTCTGCCCTTGTTATTAAAAACGATGATTTAGTTGGCAACCAAATGCGTTCAGGCACAGTTGCTCACCAGAAAAAAGTCGCTAAACTTGGTGGCCCAATCGACAGACAAGAATGGGGTATGACACCGCAAACGGTTAACGCTTATTACAACCCAACAAAAAATGAGATTGTTTTCCCAGCAGCTATTTTACAACCACCATTTTTTAACTTAAATGCCGATGACGCAGTAAACTACGGTGGCATTGGCGCTGTTATTGGTCATGAAATGGGTCATGGTTTTGATGATCAAGGTAGTAAATATGACGGTGACGGCAACATGCGTAATTGGTGGACTGAAGCAGATCTAGCCGCTTTTAAAGTACGTGCTGATAACTTAGTAGCTCAATACGACAACTACGCGGTATTTGAAGACTTAAACGTCAATGGTTCTTTAACATTAGGTGAGAACATCGGTGACTTATCAGGTGTGACTATCGCTTATAAAGCTTATAAAGCGTCATTAAATGGTAAAGAAGCTCCGGTTATTGATGGTTTAACTGGCGATCAACGTTTCTTCATGGGCTTTGCGCAAGTATGGCGTGGCAAAATGGTTGAAAAATCATTACGTAACCGTGTAGCAACTGACCCGCATTCACCCGGTGAATTCCGTGCTTTAGGGTCATTGTCTAATATGCCTGAATTTTATCGTGCCTTTAACGTAAAAGAAGGTGACGATATGTATATTGCACCTGAAAAACGCGTTAAAATCTGGTAG
- a CDS encoding IS4 family transposase yields MNIEQALQATLEESNRYHTFEKLSEILDPEIIEQGFQQAGIATVRKRRLPLEAVLWSVIGMALFRKESVWNIANKLDIMLPGKNQLVAPSAMVQARQRLGDDAVKQVFNKSAQSMYKQQSFETWNGLNLLAVDGVVWRTADTPDNRKAFSSGSNQYGDTAFPQIRMVCHMELTSHQLLSSEFDNYKTNEMKLAERLIERTPDNSLTMFDKGYYSLGLLNRWHQTGSMRHWLIPARPDLQYEIISSAGKNDHIIELKTTKHAQKNFPDVPETIKARLISKTIKGKSYRILTSMTDRLRFPGNEIVELYCHRWEIELGFREIKKTMLDSAYHLRSKRPDMVRQELWGVLLAYNLIRRIMTMAATVTGIWPNQLSFSSSSMAVIQYFSSISIMSPGNIPIHWQHLLNTLVLFKLPTRREDRRYPRWVKPKPSKYPHKKENASQLN; encoded by the coding sequence GTGAATATAGAACAAGCACTGCAAGCAACACTTGAAGAAAGCAACCGATACCATACCTTTGAAAAATTATCAGAAATTCTTGACCCTGAAATCATTGAACAAGGCTTTCAACAAGCAGGGATTGCTACCGTTCGTAAGCGAAGGTTACCGCTTGAGGCTGTTTTGTGGTCAGTCATTGGCATGGCATTATTTCGAAAAGAATCGGTTTGGAATATCGCCAATAAGCTAGATATCATGCTACCTGGCAAAAACCAACTCGTTGCTCCAAGTGCAATGGTACAAGCGAGACAAAGGTTAGGTGATGACGCCGTTAAACAGGTTTTCAATAAATCTGCTCAATCAATGTATAAGCAACAGTCATTCGAAACATGGAATGGTTTGAATCTATTAGCGGTTGACGGTGTTGTGTGGCGAACAGCCGACACGCCTGACAATCGTAAAGCATTCTCTTCTGGTAGCAACCAATATGGTGATACAGCCTTTCCTCAAATACGCATGGTCTGTCATATGGAATTGACCAGCCATCAACTACTCAGTAGCGAGTTTGATAACTATAAAACCAATGAGATGAAATTAGCTGAGCGTTTAATTGAACGTACACCAGATAATTCACTAACTATGTTTGATAAAGGATATTATTCTTTAGGCCTGTTAAATCGTTGGCACCAAACTGGGAGTATGAGGCACTGGCTGATACCAGCAAGGCCCGACTTACAGTATGAAATCATCTCTAGCGCGGGTAAAAATGATCATATCATTGAATTGAAAACAACCAAGCATGCACAAAAAAACTTTCCCGATGTTCCTGAAACGATTAAAGCGAGATTAATCAGTAAAACAATCAAGGGCAAAAGCTACCGTATATTGACCTCGATGACGGATAGATTGCGTTTTCCAGGCAATGAAATTGTTGAATTATACTGTCATCGTTGGGAGATAGAACTTGGATTTCGAGAAATCAAAAAAACCATGCTTGATAGCGCATACCATTTGAGAAGTAAGCGTCCAGACATGGTACGTCAGGAGCTATGGGGTGTGTTACTCGCCTATAATTTAATACGAAGAATAATGACGATGGCAGCGACAGTCACAGGGATATGGCCTAACCAGCTTAGTTTTTCTAGCAGTTCGATGGCTGTCATTCAGTATTTCTCATCAATATCTATAATGAGTCCAGGGAACATTCCAATACACTGGCAGCACTTACTCAATACACTGGTCTTATTTAAGCTTCCAACTAGACGAGAAGATAGAAGATATCCCCGATGGGTGAAGCCAAAACCATCTAAGTATCCCCATAAAAAAGAAAATGCCAGTCAGCTTAACTGA
- a CDS encoding ABC transporter ATP-binding protein has protein sequence MSKLLSVKAVSWTVDKQVILNNITFDINRGDIIGIIGPNGAGKTSLLKCLLNQYKNWQGCIKLKNKSIRQYKPHELAQTFALVVQKSPPIFDLKVYDVVRMGLLPYKALFARDNDVDKKEILLALDKVGLATSKNKFFNTLSGGEQQRVLIAKALVQKAKILVLDEPTNHLDIFYQHQILQLIKALNITVIMTIHDLNLAAQYCNRLLLLDKGDLVSNSSVDKVLTPDVLTSVFGLPCHRDDAQHSGIPRVYFYPAPDATFSHKPNLSRNNIGKLS, from the coding sequence ATGTCAAAATTACTCAGTGTTAAAGCAGTATCTTGGACAGTTGACAAACAAGTGATCCTGAACAACATTACTTTTGATATTAACCGTGGCGATATTATTGGCATAATAGGACCCAATGGTGCAGGTAAAACTTCGTTGCTTAAGTGTTTATTAAATCAGTATAAAAACTGGCAAGGGTGTATAAAGCTAAAAAATAAAAGTATCCGTCAATATAAACCACATGAATTAGCACAAACCTTTGCTTTAGTGGTACAAAAATCACCTCCTATATTTGATTTAAAAGTTTATGACGTAGTAAGAATGGGCTTACTGCCCTATAAAGCGCTATTTGCTCGTGACAACGACGTTGATAAAAAAGAAATTCTGCTAGCGTTAGACAAAGTAGGTTTAGCAACGAGCAAAAATAAATTCTTCAATACTTTATCTGGCGGTGAACAACAACGAGTATTGATTGCTAAAGCTTTGGTACAGAAAGCCAAAATATTAGTATTAGATGAACCCACTAATCATTTAGACATATTCTATCAACATCAAATATTACAATTAATTAAGGCTTTAAATATTACCGTGATCATGACCATACATGATCTCAATCTTGCAGCACAGTACTGCAATAGATTACTACTCTTAGATAAAGGTGATTTAGTCAGTAACAGTAGCGTTGATAAGGTGCTAACGCCTGATGTCTTAACAAGTGTTTTTGGTTTACCTTGCCATCGAGATGACGCTCAACATAGTGGCATCCCGCGAGTCTATTTTTACCCTGCACCTGACGCAACGTTCAGCCACAAACCCAATTTATCCCGTAACAATATCGGTAAGCTTTCGTGA